The nucleotide window GCTGGCGAGCAGTTCGCCCTGCCCATCCGCCTGCCATTCCACGGCCTCCGGCGGCAGCCCGGCCTCCCAGGCGTGGCGCGCCTGCGCGCGCCAGGCGTCCAGGTCCCAGGCCGGCATGACGGTGGCGCGGAACATCGCGCACCTCACCCGAACAGATCGGCCTGGCGCGGTGCCGGCGCCAGGTCGCGGCGCAGGCGTGCCGGATCGTCCAGCCGCTGGCGCGGATGATGGTCCAGCAGTACGACGAAGGGCAGCAGCTTCTGCAGCGGCGCACGCAGGCGGGCAAGGTCGGCCACGCGCAGCTTGCCCTGCCGGCGCGAATCCACGATGCGCTGGACGTTGCGTGCGCCCAGCCCGGGCACGCGCAGCAGCATCTCGCGCGGCGCCGTATTGATGTCCACCGGGAAGCGGTCCGGATGGCGCAGCGCCCATGCCAGTTTGGGATCGATGTCCAGGTCCAGCATGCCGCCCTGCCCCGGGACGTCCTCGACGATTTCCTTCACCTCGAATCCATAGAAGCGCAGCAGCCAATCGGCCTGGTAGAGGCGGTGCTCGCGCAGCAGCGGCGGTGCGCGCAACGGCAGCTGGGTGGAGGCGTCGGGGATGGGGCTGAAGGCGGAGTAATACACGCGGCGCATGCGGAACTGACGGTACAGCGCGTCGCTGCTCACCAGGATGGCACGGTCGTCGGCGGCGTCGGCGCCCACGATCATCTGCGTGCTCTGGCCGGCCGGGGCGAATTTCGGCGGGCGCCGGCGTTTGGGCTGCGACTCCTGTTTCGTCGGCTTCGCCGCCAGGATCCGCGTGTGCAGCTCGCCCATGGCGGCGCGGATGCCCGGCGCATCCTTCTGCGGCGCCAGCCGCTTCAGGCCCGCCTCGGTGGGCAGTTCCACGTTGATGCTCAGACGGTCGGCGTAGCGTCCTGCGGCAGCGAGCAGTTCGGGGGAGGCCTCGGGAATGGTCTTGAGGTGGATGTAGCCGGCGAAGCGATGGTCCTCGCGCAGGCTGCGCGCCACCTCCACCAGCTGTTCCATGGTGTAGTCGCCGTTGCGGATGATGCCGCTGGAGAGGAACAGGCCTTCGATGTAGTTGCGCTTGTAGAACTCCAGCGTCAGCCGCACCACCTCGGCGGTGGCGAAGCGCGCGCGCGGCACGTTGCTGGAGACGCGGTTGACGCAGTATGCGCAGTCGTAGATGCAGAAATTGGTCAGCAGGATCTTCAGCAGGGATACGCAGCGCCCGTCCGGCGTGTACGAATGGCAGATGCCCATCCCCTCGGTACTGCCGATGCCGCCCTTGCCCAGCGAATGCCGCTTGCCCGCGCCGCTGGACGCGCACGAGGCATCGTACTTGGCCGCATCGGCCAGGATCGCCAGCTTGTCTTTCAGTTGCATGGCCGGATTCTAGCGAGCGACCCCGTGCACGGACTGCGACGCTGCGACATGCGCCTGGAGCCGGGGCCGCATGCCGGCCACTTGCGGACAGGATGCGACGCATCCTGTCCGCGAAGCCGCGAGGCGGTGGGCGACGCGTTCAGAAGTCGAAGCGCGCCGCGATGGAGATCGGCACCGAGACGCGCTTGCCCGTGTCGTTGATGGATCCCAATCCCAGCCCGCCGATGGCGCTGTCGTCGCCCTCCAGGTCGGCGACATAGCGCACGCCGGCCTGCGCAGTGATGCTGAAGGCCTCGCTGACCGGGATCAGCACGCCCACGTCCACGCCGGCGGTGGCCGCCCACTTCTTCTCGGTGAACGGCGCGTTGGCGATGGTGATGGCGGCATCGGGTATCTCGAACGTCGCGCGGATGTCGTCGGTCTGGGTGGCGCCCAGGCGGCCGGCGACGAACGGACGCGCCGAACCGGGCTGCATGAAGTAGTAGCGGTAGCCGGCTTCCAGGCTGAGCGCCTTGTAATCGCTGAAGGTGCCGTAGACCGGAAGCTCGGTATTGAGCGCCGGCACGAAAGCGACGCCGACGCGCACCGTGCCCGGGTCGGCTTCGGTGCGGCGCACCTGGCCGAAAACCTCGGCGCGATCGCTCAGCCCGTAGGAGAACTCCAGACCGTAGGTGAAAGCCTGGTCGTAGATGTCCTCATGGCTGCGCGGCTGGATGCGCAACTCGGCGCTGACGCCGGCCAGGTCGGGATTCAGCGGCCCCAGGTCGGGCACGGGCGCCACCGCGCCGTCATGCACGTCG belongs to Pseudoxanthomonas sp. F37 and includes:
- a CDS encoding putative DNA modification/repair radical SAM protein — protein: MQLKDKLAILADAAKYDASCASSGAGKRHSLGKGGIGSTEGMGICHSYTPDGRCVSLLKILLTNFCIYDCAYCVNRVSSNVPRARFATAEVVRLTLEFYKRNYIEGLFLSSGIIRNGDYTMEQLVEVARSLREDHRFAGYIHLKTIPEASPELLAAAGRYADRLSINVELPTEAGLKRLAPQKDAPGIRAAMGELHTRILAAKPTKQESQPKRRRPPKFAPAGQSTQMIVGADAADDRAILVSSDALYRQFRMRRVYYSAFSPIPDASTQLPLRAPPLLREHRLYQADWLLRFYGFEVKEIVEDVPGQGGMLDLDIDPKLAWALRHPDRFPVDINTAPREMLLRVPGLGARNVQRIVDSRRQGKLRVADLARLRAPLQKLLPFVVLLDHHPRQRLDDPARLRRDLAPAPRQADLFG